A genomic region of Pradoshia eiseniae contains the following coding sequences:
- the flgD gene encoding flagellar hook assembly protein FlgD — translation MTKIDTSLMYSSLENKARETSSNLEKDDFLKLLITQLQNQDPTSPMDDTAFVSQMATFSSLEQMSNMNRTLENMLQSQNESLLVGYSQFIGKEVAYHNVSSESDQIMEGKGMVAAVQFKSGTVQFILEDGTALSPANISSLNTIDSHPTLTEASRLIGRKVTWMNEGQEVTAAVSSVFLKDGLVSIEVIDEKESILSINQLIKVS, via the coding sequence TTGACTAAAATTGATACTAGCTTGATGTACAGCTCGCTGGAGAATAAAGCAAGAGAGACAAGCTCAAATCTTGAGAAAGATGATTTCTTGAAGCTCCTGATCACACAGCTGCAAAATCAAGATCCGACAAGCCCTATGGATGATACAGCCTTTGTATCCCAGATGGCTACCTTTTCAAGCCTTGAACAAATGAGCAATATGAATAGGACACTTGAAAACATGCTTCAATCGCAAAATGAAAGTTTATTGGTTGGCTACTCACAATTTATTGGCAAGGAAGTGGCTTACCATAATGTTAGCTCAGAAAGCGACCAGATTATGGAGGGGAAAGGAATGGTAGCAGCTGTCCAATTCAAATCAGGTACGGTGCAATTCATTCTTGAGGATGGTACGGCTCTAAGTCCTGCCAATATCTCATCTTTGAATACAATCGACAGCCATCCTACTCTCACTGAAGCAAGCAGACTCATTGGCAGGAAGGTTACTTGGATGAATGAGGGGCAAGAGGTAACCGCTGCTGTCTCGTCCGTTTTCTTGAAGGATGGTCTTGTGAGCATTGAAGTCATTGATGAGAAGGAGAGCATTCTTTCTATTAATCAATTGATCAAGGTCAGTTGA
- a CDS encoding flagellar hook-length control protein FliK gives MRPIEGSSSFQGHLKAHLSEKESESESVKGEEVAGWNELADFLKADAWEEVPEALELLALLKDGAMAEVIKPLNLTAIFGEEPGESIEMALRTLGNQLGIDFQDDLRVFPPDEKSMEALISVLLHSLSNSKEIMADGKDQRPLQMVLKWAQLLVLAHEANETEAQSNEGELLIKALERWKEKISSVLPPANQGGNDNLLPQSSAFLQSASHDSMLGLMRGGGQEIPLNQIVLAGELYVKDSQAIVLMKNGQTIETGELMKQLDSIFAKAKFTSINGLQRLQIQLSPENLGTLQIELTKKDGQVLATIVSSTQQGKEILESHLHSLRMTLANQGIQMDRILLQDSKGSFDGQLNDQHHQEEQQERLEDQEDGEFSTFLDELQDLLIDETV, from the coding sequence TTGAGGCCGATAGAAGGGTCCTCTTCCTTCCAAGGTCATCTTAAGGCTCATCTATCGGAGAAAGAGAGCGAGAGTGAAAGCGTTAAGGGAGAGGAAGTAGCAGGGTGGAATGAGCTTGCAGATTTTCTAAAGGCTGACGCTTGGGAAGAAGTGCCCGAAGCTCTTGAATTGCTCGCCTTGCTTAAAGATGGTGCTATGGCTGAAGTTATAAAGCCGCTTAATCTGACTGCTATATTTGGCGAAGAGCCGGGTGAATCGATTGAAATGGCCCTGCGAACACTCGGGAATCAATTAGGAATAGACTTTCAGGATGATTTGCGTGTTTTTCCTCCAGATGAGAAGAGCATGGAAGCACTTATATCAGTCCTGCTGCACTCATTATCCAATTCAAAAGAAATAATGGCGGATGGTAAAGACCAAAGACCATTGCAAATGGTATTAAAATGGGCTCAGTTACTTGTTCTCGCTCATGAGGCGAATGAGACGGAAGCACAATCCAATGAGGGAGAATTGCTTATAAAGGCGCTTGAACGATGGAAAGAAAAGATCTCAAGCGTGCTCCCACCCGCAAATCAGGGAGGGAATGATAATTTGCTCCCGCAGAGCTCAGCATTCTTGCAATCCGCTTCCCATGATTCCATGCTCGGATTGATGCGGGGCGGGGGGCAGGAAATCCCGCTCAATCAAATCGTATTGGCTGGAGAACTATATGTGAAGGACAGCCAGGCAATCGTTCTCATGAAGAATGGGCAAACCATTGAGACAGGTGAACTCATGAAGCAATTAGATTCCATCTTTGCGAAGGCAAAGTTTACGTCTATAAATGGTCTGCAAAGGCTGCAGATTCAGCTGTCGCCTGAGAATCTCGGAACCCTGCAAATTGAATTGACGAAAAAGGATGGGCAAGTTCTAGCAACCATCGTCTCAAGCACACAACAGGGAAAAGAAATCTTGGAATCCCATTTACACTCTTTGAGGATGACCTTGGCAAACCAGGGCATCCAGATGGATAGAATTCTCCTGCAGGATTCTAAAGGCTCGTTTGATGGGCAACTAAATGATCAGCATCATCAAGAAGAGCAGCAAGAACGATTAGAGGATCAGGAGGATGGTGAGTTTTCAACCTTCCTTGATGAACTTCAGGATTTATTAATTGATGAAACCGTTTAA
- a CDS encoding flagellar FlbD family protein: MIKVRRLNGKEYYLNALYIETIETNPDTTLTLTNGKKVVIADEEQAIIRSVMDFYREVNLLKVPTMLKEGANLEE, from the coding sequence ATGATTAAAGTGAGAAGGCTTAATGGCAAAGAGTATTACTTAAACGCCCTGTATATTGAAACAATTGAAACGAATCCTGATACAACCTTGACTTTGACCAACGGTAAGAAAGTGGTAATCGCAGATGAGGAACAAGCCATCATTCGCTCAGTAATGGATTTTTACCGAGAGGTCAATCTGTTAAAGGTGCCGACGATGCTAAAGGAGGGTGCGAATCTTGAAGAATAG
- the fliI gene encoding flagellar protein export ATPase FliI yields the protein MRITELSQHIKQIDSFKRYGKIKRVVGLMIESKGPVSSIGDVCYIHTKNHRNGIIMAEVVGFKDEIVILMPYTTVNDISPGSIVEAAGKPLEIKVGPGLIGLALDAMGNPLDGSPLPGGLQPVPTDKEPPGPMSRPPISGAIETGVRVIDGLLTVGKGQRVGIFAGSGVGKSTLLGMVARNSAADLNVIALVGERGREVREFIERDLGEEGLKRSIVIAATSDQPPLMRIKAAYTATAITEYFRDQGMDVMLMMDSVTRVAMAQREIGLAVGEPPTTKGYTPSVFSTLPKLLERTGTNETGSITAFYTVLVDGDDMNEPIADTVRGILDGHFVLDRKLANKGQFPAINVLKSISRVMSHIIEPDHSRAAETARQYLSSYLDAEDLINIGAYKKGSNRLIDEAISKYPSTVEYMKQGVDEKVTKQQSISSLLSLTKAGG from the coding sequence ATGAGAATAACGGAGCTATCTCAACATATTAAACAGATTGATTCCTTTAAACGTTATGGCAAGATAAAACGCGTCGTCGGATTAATGATTGAATCTAAAGGGCCGGTAAGCTCAATCGGAGATGTTTGTTATATTCATACAAAAAATCACCGTAATGGGATCATCATGGCCGAAGTTGTAGGTTTTAAGGACGAAATAGTCATTCTGATGCCATATACAACAGTCAATGATATATCCCCCGGCTCCATTGTGGAAGCAGCCGGGAAGCCTCTTGAGATTAAGGTTGGCCCTGGCTTAATCGGGCTTGCTCTTGATGCCATGGGAAATCCGCTTGATGGCTCTCCATTGCCAGGGGGACTGCAGCCTGTACCTACTGACAAGGAGCCGCCGGGACCGATGAGTCGGCCTCCAATCTCGGGAGCAATAGAAACGGGTGTAAGAGTGATTGATGGTCTTCTCACCGTTGGCAAGGGGCAGAGGGTTGGCATATTTGCCGGGAGCGGCGTTGGAAAGAGCACACTGCTCGGCATGGTCGCCAGAAACAGCGCTGCCGATTTAAACGTCATAGCGCTTGTAGGCGAGAGGGGCAGGGAGGTACGTGAATTCATTGAGCGAGATCTCGGAGAAGAGGGGCTCAAGCGCTCGATTGTCATCGCCGCAACCTCAGACCAGCCGCCGTTGATGAGAATAAAGGCAGCTTATACTGCAACAGCGATTACCGAATATTTCCGCGATCAAGGGATGGATGTCATGCTCATGATGGATTCGGTCACAAGGGTTGCCATGGCACAACGGGAAATCGGGCTTGCAGTCGGCGAACCGCCGACTACTAAAGGGTATACGCCATCTGTTTTCAGCACACTGCCTAAATTGCTTGAACGAACAGGTACCAATGAAACTGGAAGCATAACGGCTTTTTATACGGTGCTGGTGGATGGTGATGATATGAACGAACCCATCGCAGATACTGTACGCGGAATTCTCGACGGTCACTTTGTCCTTGACCGCAAGCTTGCTAATAAAGGGCAGTTTCCAGCCATTAATGTTCTGAAAAGCATCAGCAGGGTTATGTCACATATTATTGAACCGGACCACAGCAGGGCGGCAGAGACAGCAAGGCAATATTTATCCTCCTATCTGGATGCGGAAGACCTCATCAATATCGGTGCCTATAAGAAAGGGAGCAATCGGCTGATTGATGAAGCAATCAGCAAATATCCCAGCACCGTCGAGTACATGAAACAGGGAGTCGATGAAAAAGTGACTAAACAGCAGTCAATCAGCAGCTTACTTTCATTGACGAAGGCAGGTGGCTGA
- the fliF gene encoding flagellar basal-body MS-ring/collar protein FliF, producing MKESMGKYKNQLADYWKGRSSKQRRIFISLIAVILLTSAIIAYVSTRTTLVPLYSNLSPSETGAIKENLDARGVQSEISEGGTSILVPVDMTDTLLVELAAEGLPESGNIDFSYFSENASFGMTDNEFNVIKQDALQNEIAALLKGIEGVRDAEVMLTVPEKEVFVSDEAKAASASIVLNTKPGQEFEDSQIQALYHLVSKSVTNLPVDNIVIMNQYFEYFDLGNSGTGASDAFFSQNEMKNEVEKDIQRQVQTMLATLMGQDKVVVSVTADVDFTKENREENLVEPVDKENMEGLAISAQKLTETYSGQSGTEGGTPITEDGSDSLGTQYLEGSEGNGDYEKTEETINHEVNRIRKEIIESPYKVRDLGIQVMVEPPDANNPASLPDEQVEDIQHILSTIVRTSIDKSTMKEELTDQQIEEKIVVSVQPFNGKVTFDEDDAVSSIPWWVYATGGVLLLLIILLIVYIIRARRQEEILEPEYEELLPPVEVPDIEEEVETEGTIRRKQLEKLAKEKPDEFAKLLRSWIAEE from the coding sequence ATGAAGGAATCAATGGGAAAATACAAAAATCAATTGGCAGATTATTGGAAGGGTCGCTCAAGTAAGCAAAGAAGAATATTTATTAGCCTGATAGCTGTCATATTGCTAACTTCAGCAATCATTGCTTATGTATCGACAAGAACGACGCTTGTTCCTCTCTATAGCAATCTCTCCCCTTCTGAAACAGGAGCTATTAAGGAGAATCTGGATGCTAGAGGCGTTCAATCAGAAATTAGTGAGGGAGGGACATCCATTCTTGTCCCGGTTGATATGACAGATACCCTGCTAGTGGAATTAGCAGCAGAAGGGCTGCCTGAGTCTGGAAATATCGATTTTTCTTATTTCAGTGAAAATGCCAGTTTTGGCATGACTGACAATGAATTCAATGTCATTAAACAAGACGCTCTACAAAATGAAATCGCTGCATTACTCAAAGGAATTGAAGGTGTCCGAGATGCGGAGGTCATGCTTACTGTTCCAGAAAAGGAAGTATTTGTGAGTGATGAGGCGAAAGCAGCATCTGCCTCGATTGTTCTAAACACAAAACCTGGGCAGGAATTTGAGGATTCACAAATTCAGGCGCTCTATCATCTGGTTTCAAAAAGTGTAACAAACCTTCCTGTAGATAATATCGTAATAATGAATCAATATTTCGAGTATTTTGACCTAGGAAATTCAGGGACAGGAGCATCTGATGCATTCTTCTCGCAAAATGAAATGAAGAATGAGGTCGAAAAAGATATACAAAGACAAGTGCAAACTATGCTTGCCACATTAATGGGTCAGGACAAGGTTGTCGTGTCCGTTACGGCTGATGTTGACTTTACAAAAGAAAACCGTGAAGAAAATCTGGTTGAACCCGTTGATAAAGAGAACATGGAAGGCTTGGCTATTAGTGCACAAAAATTAACGGAAACATACAGCGGGCAAAGCGGAACTGAAGGAGGCACGCCAATTACCGAGGACGGCTCTGACTCTTTAGGGACCCAATATCTTGAGGGCTCTGAAGGCAATGGAGATTATGAGAAGACGGAGGAAACGATTAATCATGAAGTGAATCGTATTCGAAAGGAAATCATTGAATCGCCATACAAGGTCAGGGATCTTGGCATTCAAGTAATGGTAGAGCCTCCTGATGCCAATAATCCTGCCTCTCTTCCTGATGAGCAAGTTGAAGATATCCAACATATATTGAGCACAATCGTTCGTACAAGCATCGATAAATCTACGATGAAAGAAGAACTGACAGACCAACAGATTGAAGAGAAAATCGTCGTTTCGGTCCAGCCTTTCAATGGTAAGGTAACCTTCGATGAAGATGACGCAGTTTCAAGCATCCCTTGGTGGGTTTATGCGACAGGCGGAGTTTTATTGCTTTTGATTATCCTGCTCATTGTTTATATCATTCGTGCACGCAGACAGGAAGAAATTCTTGAACCTGAATACGAAGAGTTATTGCCGCCAGTAGAGGTGCCGGATATTGAGGAAGAGGTTGAGACAGAGGGAACGATTAGGAGAAAGCAGCTTGAAAAATTGGCTAAGGAAAAACCTGATGAATTTGCCAAACTGTTAAGGTCTTGGATTGCGGAAGAATAA
- the fliE gene encoding flagellar hook-basal body complex protein FliE — protein sequence MDISALSNSVSSIFVENKAETKGSITPYEAQTSFASVLKESISEINTAQQASGEMTQKLALGHDVSLEDVMITAQKASITLEAAIQFRNKAIEAYQEMMRISM from the coding sequence ATGGATATATCTGCGCTTTCAAATTCAGTTTCTTCAATCTTTGTGGAGAATAAAGCTGAAACAAAAGGTTCAATTACACCATACGAAGCACAAACATCTTTTGCGTCCGTATTGAAGGAATCAATTTCTGAAATTAATACTGCACAGCAAGCTTCTGGCGAAATGACGCAAAAATTAGCGCTTGGGCATGATGTCAGTCTAGAGGATGTCATGATTACAGCACAGAAGGCGAGCATAACGCTTGAAGCAGCCATCCAATTTAGAAATAAAGCAATCGAGGCCTATCAGGAAATGATGAGAATCAGCATGTAA
- a CDS encoding magnesium transporter MgtE N-terminal domain-containing protein — protein MKEKERKGFRLRAIFLTLLMAILMMAIGMIAVFIMSGKSPEKLAMTFLGKDEQQVLEPENPTRESAKVNQQLKDAKEEIASLEKMLDSKEQELIKSERTITQLESRIDELTTTAGQKAEGEAAATFEEMAPKRAALLLEKMAEDDAAEVLSALTIKTRAAIMDKMDPALAAVLIKKI, from the coding sequence ATGAAAGAAAAAGAGAGAAAAGGGTTTAGACTGCGGGCCATTTTCCTTACCCTGCTAATGGCCATCCTCATGATGGCTATAGGTATGATAGCTGTTTTCATCATGTCCGGAAAAAGCCCTGAAAAGTTGGCCATGACCTTCCTCGGCAAGGATGAGCAGCAAGTATTAGAGCCGGAGAATCCTACGAGGGAATCGGCAAAGGTCAATCAGCAGCTAAAGGATGCAAAAGAGGAAATAGCCAGTCTTGAGAAAATGCTTGATAGCAAAGAGCAGGAGCTTATCAAAAGTGAACGCACTATTACTCAGCTTGAAAGCAGGATTGATGAACTAACGACAACGGCAGGCCAGAAAGCGGAAGGGGAGGCTGCTGCGACATTTGAAGAGATGGCACCAAAGAGGGCGGCGCTCCTGCTTGAGAAAATGGCTGAGGATGATGCAGCAGAGGTATTATCTGCGCTCACCATCAAAACCCGTGCGGCCATTATGGATAAAATGGACCCGGCACTAGCTGCTGTGCTGATCAAGAAAATCTAA
- the fliG gene encoding flagellar motor switch protein FliG, whose product MSIRERKNMLTGRQKAAILLISLGPDVSANIYKHLSEEEIENMTLEISNVRKVGPKEKEAILEEFHTIAIAQEYISQGGIAYAKTILEKALGDDKANAVINRLTSSLQVRPFDFVRKADPAQILNFIQNEHPQTIALILSYLDAVQASEILSALPNDMQADVAKRIAIMDSTSPEIISELEQILERKLSATVTQDYTQTGGIEAVVEVLNGVDRSTERTILDALEIQDPGLAEEIKKRMFVFEDIVTLDNRAIQRVIRDVDNNDLLLSLKVASEEVKDIVYKNMSKRMVETFAEEMEYLGPVRLRDVEEAQSRIVAVIRQLEDAGEIVLARGGGDDIIV is encoded by the coding sequence ATGTCAATTAGAGAGAGGAAAAATATGCTTACAGGCAGGCAAAAAGCAGCCATTCTGCTCATCTCCTTAGGTCCGGATGTGTCAGCAAATATTTATAAGCATTTATCTGAAGAAGAGATTGAGAATATGACGCTTGAAATATCAAACGTCCGCAAGGTGGGTCCCAAGGAAAAGGAAGCCATTCTCGAGGAATTCCATACGATTGCCATTGCCCAGGAATATATCTCACAGGGAGGGATCGCTTATGCAAAGACAATTCTTGAGAAAGCGCTTGGCGATGACAAAGCTAATGCAGTTATCAATCGCTTAACCTCCTCGCTTCAAGTGAGACCATTTGATTTTGTGCGAAAAGCCGACCCGGCCCAAATATTGAATTTCATTCAAAACGAGCATCCGCAGACAATTGCGCTAATTCTATCCTATCTTGACGCCGTTCAAGCTAGTGAAATTCTCTCGGCACTGCCAAATGATATGCAAGCTGATGTTGCTAAAAGAATCGCCATAATGGATAGCACATCACCAGAGATTATTAGTGAGCTCGAGCAAATCCTGGAAAGAAAATTATCTGCTACTGTTACGCAGGATTATACTCAAACAGGCGGTATTGAAGCGGTCGTGGAAGTGCTAAATGGGGTCGATCGCTCAACCGAAAGAACAATACTGGATGCGCTTGAAATTCAAGACCCTGGCTTGGCCGAAGAAATCAAGAAAAGAATGTTCGTCTTTGAGGATATTGTCACTCTTGATAACAGAGCCATTCAGCGAGTCATTCGAGATGTGGACAATAATGATCTTCTCCTTTCCCTTAAGGTTGCAAGCGAGGAGGTCAAAGATATCGTCTATAAAAATATGTCCAAGCGGATGGTCGAAACCTTTGCCGAAGAAATGGAATATCTCGGCCCGGTTCGCTTGCGTGATGTAGAAGAAGCCCAATCAAGAATAGTTGCTGTAATCAGGCAGTTAGAGGATGCGGGTGAAATTGTGCTGGCAAGGGGCGGAGGAGATGACATCATTGTCTAG
- the flgG gene encoding flagellar basal body rod protein FlgG, with product MLRSMYSGISGLKNFQTKLDVIGNNIANVNTYGFKKGRVTFKDAISQTTMGASASTDTRGGTNAVQIGLGSSISSIDTIDTAGSLQNTSRTLDLGIEGDGYFIVNDGTNDYYTRAGNFYLDEEGTLVTGEGYKVEDTAGNAIQLDTNNIQSFSISQNGAINVVKTDGTSEELAIIALAKFSNPGGLEKAGGNLLQESVNSGQPQVGASSTDGRGTISSGTLEMSNVDLSEEFTDMIVAQRGFQANTRIITTSDEILQELVNLKR from the coding sequence ATGTTGCGTTCTATGTATTCAGGAATAAGCGGATTGAAAAACTTCCAAACCAAATTAGATGTTATTGGCAATAACATAGCTAACGTAAATACATACGGCTTTAAGAAAGGTCGGGTCACCTTTAAGGATGCTATTAGCCAAACGACCATGGGAGCGAGTGCATCCACAGATACAAGGGGCGGTACAAATGCTGTTCAAATCGGTCTTGGGAGCTCAATCTCATCCATTGATACGATCGATACGGCCGGCAGTCTGCAAAATACATCCAGAACGCTGGACCTTGGCATTGAAGGGGATGGCTACTTTATCGTGAATGACGGGACGAATGATTATTATACACGTGCCGGCAACTTCTATTTGGATGAAGAGGGAACATTGGTGACAGGCGAAGGTTATAAGGTTGAAGATACAGCAGGAAATGCCATTCAATTGGACACCAATAATATTCAGAGCTTCAGCATTTCCCAGAACGGTGCCATCAACGTGGTGAAAACAGATGGGACAAGTGAGGAATTAGCCATTATAGCATTAGCCAAATTCAGCAACCCAGGAGGTTTGGAGAAGGCTGGGGGTAACCTGCTGCAAGAATCAGTCAACTCTGGCCAACCGCAAGTAGGCGCATCAAGCACAGATGGAAGGGGGACTATATCTTCCGGAACGCTGGAGATGTCAAATGTCGACCTTTCTGAAGAATTCACCGATATGATTGTCGCGCAGCGCGGCTTCCAGGCCAATACGAGAATTATTACCACATCGGATGAAATTTTGCAGGAGCTTGTTAATCTAAAGCGATAA
- the fliJ gene encoding flagellar export protein FliJ translates to MVYQYKFEKIMSLREKEKTESQTKYNLAVKEFETEAEKLYRMLKKKEELLDEQAERLRQGLSVQQVRHNLSFLENHEQLIQHYQRRVIETRNKMNFYHQILVEKNMEVKKYEKMKEKDVQAFMEQVNQMENRQMDEISIQQYMSRS, encoded by the coding sequence ATGGTCTATCAGTATAAATTCGAAAAAATCATGAGTTTGAGAGAAAAAGAAAAAACAGAATCGCAGACGAAATATAACTTAGCTGTCAAAGAGTTCGAAACAGAAGCGGAAAAACTGTACCGAATGCTTAAGAAAAAAGAGGAGCTGCTTGATGAGCAGGCAGAGCGCTTAAGGCAAGGTTTGTCTGTCCAGCAGGTGAGGCATAATTTATCTTTCCTTGAGAACCACGAGCAACTGATTCAGCACTATCAAAGACGGGTCATAGAGACTCGGAACAAAATGAATTTCTATCATCAAATATTAGTCGAAAAAAATATGGAAGTGAAGAAATACGAAAAGATGAAGGAAAAGGATGTTCAAGCGTTCATGGAGCAAGTGAATCAGATGGAGAACCGGCAAATGGATGAAATCTCAATCCAGCAATATATGAGCCGTTCTTAA
- the flgB gene encoding flagellar basal body rod protein FlgB — translation MNLFSNTITVLQQGINYSSLKSEVISQNIANVDTPNYKAMNVSFRADLNEAMRTAAHKTNARHYDFQASQTSPLKIGRDTQNYNSSGNSVDMDNEMSKLASNQIYYNALIERLNGNFNTLRTVIKGGN, via the coding sequence ATGAACTTATTCTCAAATACGATAACAGTCCTGCAGCAAGGGATCAATTATTCTTCATTGAAATCTGAAGTTATATCACAAAACATTGCAAATGTAGATACCCCAAATTACAAGGCGATGAATGTCAGCTTCCGCGCTGACTTAAATGAAGCCATGAGGACAGCTGCCCATAAGACGAATGCCAGGCATTATGATTTCCAAGCAAGCCAAACAAGTCCCTTAAAGATTGGCAGGGATACTCAGAATTATAACAGCTCAGGCAATAGCGTTGACATGGACAATGAGATGAGCAAACTCGCTTCAAACCAAATCTATTATAATGCGCTCATTGAACGGCTGAATGGTAATTTCAATACGCTGCGCACAGTGATTAAAGGAGGAAATTAA
- the fliH gene encoding flagellar assembly protein FliH: MSRIIKSNAALVGNVPNKVLGLKSFPKPEDPVVQAEKQGFPLPEEVYKEATEKANQLIMKAKEEAMMIREDIEEERRAWEEEKRIQGEKAYREGYDAGLEQGKHQYRELIQLAKNTADSASAEYHQTIEEAERTILDLSMAVAEKIIAYQLYEDDDTYFAFVRNAIKESREYRNIELHIHPAHYEHILCNKNELASLFPRETALYIYPDEELSEGDCYIESSSGRLTASVDVQLEQIRKTLLEMLEEQR; encoded by the coding sequence TTGTCTAGAATCATCAAATCAAATGCAGCCCTCGTCGGAAATGTGCCAAACAAAGTATTGGGCTTGAAATCCTTCCCAAAGCCGGAAGACCCTGTTGTCCAAGCAGAGAAACAGGGCTTCCCCTTGCCGGAGGAAGTGTATAAAGAGGCAACCGAGAAAGCGAATCAGCTAATCATGAAAGCGAAGGAAGAGGCCATGATGATTAGGGAAGATATCGAGGAAGAAAGGCGAGCGTGGGAAGAGGAAAAAAGAATTCAAGGTGAAAAAGCGTACAGAGAAGGATATGATGCCGGGTTAGAGCAAGGCAAGCATCAATATCGGGAACTGATACAGCTGGCGAAGAATACAGCGGACAGCGCCAGTGCCGAATACCATCAAACCATTGAGGAAGCTGAGAGGACAATCCTAGACCTGTCAATGGCGGTAGCAGAAAAAATCATTGCTTATCAGCTGTACGAGGATGATGATACATATTTTGCTTTTGTCAGAAATGCCATCAAAGAGTCAAGAGAATACAGAAATATTGAGCTGCATATCCATCCTGCTCATTATGAGCACATACTTTGCAATAAAAATGAATTAGCCTCCCTTTTCCCAAGGGAGACGGCTTTATATATTTATCCGGATGAAGAGTTGTCAGAGGGAGATTGTTATATTGAATCCTCAAGCGGACGGCTGACGGCAAGTGTGGATGTTCAGCTGGAGCAAATCAGGAAGACTCTCCTCGAAATGCTGGAGGAGCAGAGATGA
- a CDS encoding flagellar basal body rod protein FlgC, producing the protein MGMFNSLSITSSALNAQRLRMDIISSNMANAETTRGTYVNGQWEPYNRKTVVLEAKNNDFSAYLNKSMENGSSFSGSGVRVKSIKEETNRVYDPTNPNADAAGYVEEENVKLVYDPSHPDADLETGYVKMPNVDPLRETVDLISATRSYEANVTAFNASKSMMMKALEIGK; encoded by the coding sequence ATGGGTATGTTTAATAGCCTTTCCATTACTTCAAGTGCATTGAATGCCCAGAGGCTCCGAATGGATATCATCTCTTCAAATATGGCAAATGCTGAAACGACGAGAGGTACATATGTCAATGGACAGTGGGAGCCATATAACCGCAAAACAGTTGTGCTCGAAGCGAAAAATAACGACTTTTCTGCCTATTTGAATAAATCTATGGAAAATGGTTCTTCCTTCAGCGGATCTGGTGTACGTGTTAAGAGCATCAAAGAAGAAACAAATAGGGTGTATGACCCGACTAATCCCAATGCTGATGCAGCGGGTTATGTTGAGGAGGAGAATGTCAAATTGGTCTATGATCCCTCCCATCCTGATGCGGACTTAGAGACGGGTTATGTGAAAATGCCGAATGTCGACCCACTCAGAGAAACGGTTGACCTTATTAGTGCAACGCGGTCATACGAAGCCAATGTTACAGCCTTTAATGCTTCTAAGAGCATGATGATGAAGGCACTAGAAATCGGAAAATAA